One stretch of Paraburkholderia fungorum DNA includes these proteins:
- a CDS encoding TOBE domain-containing protein: protein MQTSARNQFAGEVTEVKHGAVNDEITLRTQDGLEIVAIITHGSATSLGLAAGKKAFALVKASSVIVMVDVAAHQVSARNCVAGTVSAVTKGAVNAEVTISAGGAQIAAIITNESVERLGLANGKPATAIFKASSVIIGVD, encoded by the coding sequence ATGCAAACCAGCGCACGCAACCAATTCGCCGGCGAAGTCACCGAAGTCAAACACGGCGCCGTGAACGACGAAATCACGCTTCGCACTCAGGACGGTCTCGAGATCGTCGCGATCATCACGCACGGCAGCGCGACGTCGCTCGGACTCGCTGCGGGCAAGAAGGCGTTTGCGCTGGTCAAGGCATCGTCGGTGATCGTGATGGTCGATGTCGCGGCGCATCAGGTGTCCGCGCGCAATTGCGTTGCGGGAACCGTGTCGGCGGTGACGAAGGGCGCGGTGAACGCCGAGGTCACGATCAGCGCGGGCGGCGCGCAGATCGCGGCGATCATCACGAACGAGAGCGTCGAGCGTTTGGGCCTGGCGAACGGCAAACCGGCGACCGCGATTTTCAAGGCGTCGAGCGTGATCATCGGGGTGGATTGA
- a CDS encoding GAF domain-containing protein, protein MFEVSSASHLSKAAQYEELVAQARSLLAGETDWIANAANFSAFVFHSLSDLNWAGFYFHDGRELVVGPFQGKPACVRIPLGKGVCGTAAQTRETQVVRDVHEFPGHIACDSASQSEIVVPLVAPDGTLIGVWDVDSPVVARFDDEDAKGMEALCAVFIEAALPRGASVA, encoded by the coding sequence ATGTTCGAAGTTTCCTCTGCCTCGCATCTGTCCAAAGCCGCTCAATACGAAGAACTGGTCGCCCAGGCGCGCTCGCTGCTCGCCGGTGAAACCGACTGGATCGCCAACGCCGCGAATTTCTCCGCGTTCGTATTCCATTCGCTGAGCGACCTGAACTGGGCCGGTTTCTATTTTCACGACGGCCGCGAACTGGTCGTCGGCCCGTTCCAGGGCAAGCCCGCGTGTGTGCGCATTCCGCTCGGCAAGGGCGTGTGCGGCACGGCCGCGCAAACCCGCGAAACCCAGGTCGTGCGCGACGTGCACGAGTTCCCCGGACACATCGCGTGTGATTCGGCGTCGCAATCGGAAATCGTCGTGCCGCTGGTTGCACCGGATGGCACGCTGATCGGCGTGTGGGACGTGGACAGCCCGGTCGTCGCGCGTTTCGACGACGAAGACGCGAAGGGCATGGAAGCGCTGTGCGCGGTGTTCATCGAAGCGGCGTTGCCGCGCGGTGCGTCAGTGGCGTAA